Proteins co-encoded in one Daphnia carinata strain CSIRO-1 chromosome 3, CSIRO_AGI_Dcar_HiC_V3, whole genome shotgun sequence genomic window:
- the LOC130693636 gene encoding microtubule-associated protein RP/EB family member 1-like isoform X1 has translation MAVNVYSTSVTTENLSRHDMLAWVNDCLMSNLTKIEEMCTGAAYCQFMDMLFPGSMMIKKVKFKTNLEHEYIQNFKLLQGSFKKMSVDKIIPVDKLIKGRFQDNFEFLQWFKKFFDANFDGSPYDAHEARGGEVLGLGPATSGGSQSHLGGSGRHSPSTGSYSRQAYNKPAPHRTAARPAPPRNNSTPASNVSSAGRGGLSAGMNSAGKMHEAKIEDLNSQLMEMKLTLEGMEKERDFYFGKLRDIELLCQDVTQEDNPIIQKILAKLYATEDGFAAPEEVEGVPPPEEEY, from the exons ATGGCTGTAAATGTGTATTCAACCAGCGTGACAACAGAAAACCTTAGTAGACATGACATGTTAGCCTGGGTCAATGATTGCCTCATGTCGAacttgacgaaaattgaagaaatgtGCACTGGGGCTGCCTATTGTCAGTTCATGGATATGCTTTTCCCAG GTTCAATGATGATTAAAAAAGTCAAGTTTAAAACAAATCTTGAGCACGAATACATCCAGAACTTCAAACTACTTCAGGGATCCTTCAAAAAAATGAGTGTGGATAAG ATCATCCCTGTGGACAAATTGATCAAAGGTCGCTTCCAGGACAACTTTGAGTTCCTGCAGTGGTTCAAGAAGTTCTTTGACGCCAACTTTGATGGTTCACCCTATGATGCCCATGAAGCTCGCGGTGGCGAAGTCTTGGGTCTAGGGCCAGCAACGTCAGGTGGATCTCAGTCTCATTTGGGCGGATCGGGTCGACACTCGCCGTCGACGGGGTCCTACTCGCGACAGGCTTACAACAAGCCTGCCCCTCACAGAACCG CTGCTCGGCCTGCTCCCCCTAGAAATAATTCAACACCAGCCTCCAACGTGAGTAGTGCAGGCAGGGGAGGCCTAAGTGCAGGAATGAACTCAGCTGGGAAGATGCATGAAGCAAAAATTGAAGATTTAAACTCTCAGTTAATGGAAATGAAATTAACGCTTGAGGGCATGGAGAAAGAACGCGATTTCTATTTTGGAAAGCTTCGTGATATCGAACTGCTATGCCAAGACGTCACTCAAGAGGATAATCCGATTATTCAGAAAATTTTGGCGAAGCTTTATGCTACTGAAGATGGTTTTGCAGCTCCTGAAGAAGTCGAAGGTGTCCCGCCCCCTGAAGAAGAATATTAA
- the LOC130693636 gene encoding microtubule-associated protein RP/EB family member 1-like isoform X2, with protein sequence MAVNVYSTSVTTENLSRHDMLAWVNDCLMSNLTKIEEMCTGAAYCQFMDMLFPGSMMIKKVKFKTNLEHEYIQNFKLLQGSFKKMSVDKIIPIDKLVKGRFQDNFEFVQWFKKFFDANYQGQDIQAYNALEVRGGEPLGCGTGANVPRSMHPPVTPAAAPRAPPQSLAKPQAARPAPPRNNSTPASNVSSAGRGGLSAGMNSAGKMHEAKIEDLNSQLMEMKLTLEGMEKERDFYFGKLRDIELLCQDVTQEDNPIIQKILAKLYATEDGFAAPEEVEGVPPPEEEY encoded by the exons ATGGCTGTAAATGTGTATTCAACCAGCGTGACAACAGAAAACCTTAGTAGACATGACATGTTAGCCTGGGTCAATGATTGCCTCATGTCGAacttgacgaaaattgaagaaatgtGCACTGGGGCTGCCTATTGTCAGTTCATGGATATGCTTTTCCCAG GTTCAATGATGATTAAAAAAGTCAAGTTTAAAACAAATCTTGAGCACGAATACATCCAGAACTTCAAACTACTTCAGGGATCCTTCAAAAAAATGAGTGTGGATAAG ATCATCCCGATCGACAAGTTGGTGAAAGGTCGCTTTCAAGATAATTTCGAGTTCGTCCAGTGGTTTAAGAAATTCTTTGACGCCAATTACCAAGGGCAGGACATCCAAGCGTACAACGCCCTAGAGGTCCGCGGAGGGGAGCCCTTGGGCTGCGGAACCGGTGCGAACGTTCCGCGTTCCATGCACCCGCCCGTTACCCCTGCTGCCGCTCCTCGGGCTCCTCCTCAATCGCTGGCCAAACCACAGG CTGCTCGGCCTGCTCCCCCTAGAAATAATTCAACACCAGCCTCCAACGTGAGTAGTGCAGGCAGGGGAGGCCTAAGTGCAGGAATGAACTCAGCTGGGAAGATGCATGAAGCAAAAATTGAAGATTTAAACTCTCAGTTAATGGAAATGAAATTAACGCTTGAGGGCATGGAGAAAGAACGCGATTTCTATTTTGGAAAGCTTCGTGATATCGAACTGCTATGCCAAGACGTCACTCAAGAGGATAATCCGATTATTCAGAAAATTTTGGCGAAGCTTTATGCTACTGAAGATGGTTTTGCAGCTCCTGAAGAAGTCGAAGGTGTCCCGCCCCCTGAAGAAGAATATTAA
- the LOC130693614 gene encoding guanine nucleotide-binding protein-like 3 homolog codes for MKKQLRAKSHRLPLRRKYTIIKKIKEHKRKVKRDLRRHPEKRRKPRTDHGVPNSCPFKEEILLDMEKLKQIKEREQEAKRAEVLEKRKQMREAKLNGNRPLGNLETIAQDAEKRDAMFEQKNNEAAEALKQTNEALHDNSFKAFYKEFRKVIEAADVILEVLDARDPIGTRCKTVEQAVLDAGANKRLVLVLNKADLVPKENLTQWLKYLRNELPAIAFKASTQMQSTKLGRGRNKFLKSSQPEIQTSNCLGADTLMTLLGNYARNKGIKTAIRVGVVGLPNVGKSSIINSLKRSKSCNVGAVPGVTKMMQEVALDSKIMLLDSPGIVMATGDASDTTIALRNALRIDSLEDAIAPVEVILKRTGKEYMMLQYNLSNFETTQEFLCILAKRTGQLRKGAVPDVFGAAKKILHEWNTGKIKYFTCPPETFSPTTHIAASIVADMAKEFSLDDADFNQKETHDIEQLPSVRPSTTVAVETMGFFEGKPESQDDVSTMECDDNEKVSTNEKDNETTQVKIGSSKPVVGTKDRLKKSVVFQKKSNPELLLPGNQRSNKAKRLQMKKAKKDQARREKVGAKLASDMEVAFSGLGSL; via the exons atgaagaaacaatTAC GTGCCAAAAGTCACCGATTGCCTTTGAGAAGGAAGTATACCATCATCAAAAAGATCaaagaacacaaaagaaaagtaaagcGGGATTTAAGGCGACACCCAGAAAAGAGGCGTAAACCTCGCACTGATCATGGAGTGCCAAATTCTTGTCCTTTCAAGGAAGAAATTCTCCTAGACATGGAGaaactaaaacaaattaaGGAAAGGGAGCAAGAAGCCAAGAGAGCTGAAGtccttgaaaaaagaaaacaaatgagagAAGCAAAACTTAATGGAAACAGACCTCTAGGAAATCTTGAAACCATTGCCCAAGATGCTGAAAAGCGTGATGCCATGTTTGAACAGAAAAACAATGAAGCTGCAGAAGCTTTGAAGCAAACTAATGAAGCTTTACATGACAACTCTTTCAAAGCTTTTTACAAGGAGTTTCGAAAGGTAATTGAAGCCGCTGATGTCATATTGGAAGTTTTAGATGCAAGGGACCCTATTGGAACTAGATGTAAAACAGTTGAACAGGCTGTATTGGACGCAGGAGCCAACAAAAGActtgttcttgttttaaataaagCTG ATTTGGTTCcgaaagaaaatttaacacAGTGGTTAAAATATTTGAGAAATGAGCTTCCTGCAATTGCTTTCAAAGCAAGCACTCAAATGCAATCTACGAAACTTGGGCGCGGCCGCAATAAATTTCTTAAAAGCAGCCAGCCTGAAATCCAAACTTCTAATTGTTTGGGAGCAGACACTCTGATGACACTTTTGGGAAACTACGCTCGTAATAAAGGAATCAAAACAGCCATCCGAGTGGGTGTAGTTG GTTTACCGAATGTCGGTAAAAGCAGCATTATTAACAGTTTGAAGCGTAGCAAATCTTGTAATGTTGGAGCAGTGCCCGGTGTTACCAA GATGATGCAGGAAGTGGCGCTCGACTCCAAAATTATGCTACTAGACAGTCCTGGCATTGTGATGGCCACAGGTGATGCATCTGATACGACAATCGCTCTTCGAAATGCGCTACGTATTGATAGCCTTGAAGATGCCATAGCACCAGTCGAAGTTATCCTAAAACGAACAGGAAAAGAATAC ATGATGCTTCAGTATAATCTAAGTAACTTTGAAACAACACAAGAATTTCTTTGCATTCTTGCCAAGCGAACCGGCCAGTTGAGAAAGGGAGCCGTTCCAGATGTCTTCGGAGCTGCAAAGAAAATTCTTCACGAGTGGAACAC TGGAAAAATCAAGTATTTCACTTGCCCGCCGGAGACTTTTTCTCCGACTACCCATATTGCTGCTTCTATTGTTGCTGACATGGCTAAAGAGTTTTCTCTCGATGATGCCGATTTCAACCAAAAAGAGACGCATGATATTGAGCAACTACCGTCTGTAAGACCATCGACTACCGTAGCTGTTGAGACAATGGGTTTCTTTGAAGGAAAACCAGAATCCCAGGATGATGTGTCGACGATGGAATGTGACGACAACGAGAAAGTATCGACAAATGAGAAAGATAATGAG ACAACACAAGTTAAAATCGGAAGTTCGAAGCCAGTCGTTGGAACTAAAGATCGCCTGAAAAAAAGTGTcgtttttcagaaaaaaagcaaTCCTGAACTGCTTTTGCCCGGCAACCAAAGGTCGAATAAGGCCAAGAgattgcaaatgaaaaaggcTAAGAAGGATCAAGCTCGACGAG AAAAAGTTGGTGCGAAGCTGGCTTCAGATATGGAAGTTGCCTTCAGCGGTCTTGGATCCCTGTAA
- the LOC130693657 gene encoding protein bicaudal D-like, translated as MEASTGNVEILSLEIERLTRELDQTNSEKIQSAQYGIVLLEEKENLQHRCEELESLFENTQHELALTREALARFQNSHKVTTKSGIETEESLLYESAARETSLNSQILDLEADTKHLRLELERVTAERDQLTQQLNDTGKEREVYIFERKTLKAELKELKYRETRLLSDYSELEEENISLQKQVSVLRSSQVELEGDKHELRRLQEELELLNQQNAELAHLRKLAEKQMEEALDALQAEREAKYAIKKDLDARINSESMFNLSNLAYSIKGLSEEHGTSEGEDDGPLLQKLEASFLKNSGVTNEGTEGGDGNNKGGGDLFSEIHLNEVKKLERQLEQVEAEKGMLFQRLRDAQESSDVARHEAASRHVQLAKLDAYLASLLHLHEAVETPTNASEIDRTSAEPSVNLGKTTQLQQLVDKFKHRTALAVRELQQAQQELWALRGASTGYLPTDLEQDFAALKKKLLDTEQKVAILHSEIAASSESAGDSRATLATLQSELSPLVDDITALTLHLCAAVGIQTGSGTNAGTARSSTDVGSGPSSLTSDITGPPSIGSEYNKENISPETSVTVTSVHSPTRLLHMLQEQVRMLRRAAEMLVKQSHAKETPSELVSDKDRDTFESDVAELQEQIVKLKALLSTKREQIATLRTVVKANKQTAEVALANLKSKYETEKSIVSETMNKLRLELRTLKEEAATFSSQRALFAARCEEYVSENDELGRQLSAAEDEKRTLNSLLRMAIQQKLSLTERLEDLEMDRERSNLRRQPQSTRSTIPAGGARNPAQSQAQGAGSGHRYPPNRLPAFRDSNSNRDY; from the exons ATGGAAGCGAGTACTGGTAATGTAGAAATTTTATCGTTGGAAATCGAACGCTTGACGAGGGAACTGGACCAGACGAATAGTGAAAAAATTCAATCCGCCCAATATGGAATTGTTTTgctggaagaaaaagagaatctTCAACATAGATGCGAGGAACTTGAAAGTCTCTTTGAAAACACACAACATGAGTTGGCACTAACTCGTGAG gCTCTTGCCCGCTTCCAGAATAGTCATAAAGTAACAACTAAGAGTGGCATTGAAACTGAAGAATCTCTCCTATATGAATCAGCTGCAAGAGAAACATCCCTTAATTCTCAAATCCTTGACCTTGAGGCTGACACCAAGCACTTAAGGCTTGAACTGGAGAGGGTGACAGCTGAAAGAGATCAACTTACACAACAG cTTAATGATACTGGAAAAGAGAGGGAAGTCTAtatctttgaaagaaaaactttaaaagctGAACTCAAAGAACTCAAGTATAGAGAGACTCGCCTTCTTAGTGATTATTCTGAACTAGAGGAAGAGAATATAAGTCTTCAGAAGCAAGTTTCAGTGCTGAGATCTTCCCAG gTTGAGCTAGAAGGAGACAAACATGAACTACGCCGGCTTCAAGAAGAACTCGAGCTGCTCAATCAACAAAATGCTGAGTTAGCGCATTTGCGAAAACTTGCCGAAAAGCAGATGGAGGAAGCTTTAGATGCCCTTCAAGCTGAAAGAGAAGCCAAATATGCAATCAAGAAAGATCTGGATGCAAGAATTAATAGTGAATCTATGTTCAACTTAAGTAACTTGGCTTACAGCATCAAAG GACTCTCCGAAGAACATGGAACAAGCGAAGGTGAAGACGACGGTCCACTTCTACAAAAACTAGAAGCTAGTTTCCTAAAGAACAGTGGTGTCACCAACGAAGGAACGGAGGGAGGTGACGGGAACAACAAAGGCGGTGGAGATTTGTTCAGTGAAATTCACTTGAACGAAGTGAAGAAGCTAGAACGGCAATTGGAACAGGTCGAAGCAGAAAAGGGAATGTTGTTTCAGCGGTTACGTGATGCTCAAGAATCGTCTGATGTCGCTCGGCACGAAGCAGCTTCTAGGCACGTTCAGTTGGCCAAACTTGATGCATATCTAGCCAGCCTGCTTCACCTTCATGAAGCTGTGGAGACGCCTACGAATGCATCT GAGATAGATCGAACATCAGCAGAACCATCAGTTAACCTCGGCAAGACGACACAACTTCAACAACTGGTTGACAAGTTTAAACATCGTACTGCTTTAGCTGTGCGTGAACTTCAGCAAGCTCAGCAGGAACTATGGGCTCTTAGAGGAGCTTCCACTGGATACTTGCCTACTGATTTGGAACAGGATTTCGCTGCCTTGAAGAAGAAG TTGTTAGATACAGAGCAAAAAGTGGCAATTCTTCACTCAGAGATTGCGGCTTCGTCAGAATCAGCCGGTGACAGTCGAGCTACATTGGCGACACTTCAATCAGAATTGTCTCCACTCGTAGATGACATTACTGCGCTTACGCTGCATCTTTGTGCGGCGGTAGGCATCCAGACTGGATCAGGGACAAATGCGGGCACCGCACGTAGCTCAACAG ATGTTGGCAGTGGACCTAGTAGCTTAACTTCGGACATTACCGGGCCACCTTCTATCGGTTCAGAGTACAACAAGGAAAATATTTCGCCAGAAACCAGTGTCACAGTCACTTCGGTTCACAGTCCCACTCGACTTTTGCACATGCTCCAAGAACAAGTTCGCATGCTACGTCGAGCCGCCGAAATGCTGGTCAAGCAGAGCCACGCCAAAGAAACGCCAAGCGAGTTGGTATCAGACAAAGATCGCGACACCTTCGAATCAGATGTCGCCGAACTCCAAGAGCAAATTGTTAAGCTCAAAG CCTTGTTATCGACCAAGAGAGAACAGATCGCTACATTGCGCACCGTTGTCAAGGCCAACAAACAAACCGCTGAAGTTGCATTGGCGAATCTCAAGTCCAAGTATGAAACTGAAAAGTCCATAGTTTCTGAAACGATGAACAAACTTCGGTTGGAACTCAGAACTCTAAAG GAAGAGGCAGCTACATTTTCTAGTCAGCGAGCCCTCTTTGCTGCGCGCTGCGAAGAATACGTTTCGGAGAATGATGAGCTTGGTCGGCAGCTAAGTGCGGCTGAAGACGAAAAACGGACATTGAATTCATTGCTCCGCATGGCTATCCAGCAGAAGCTTTCACTGACTGAGCGCCTAGAAGACTTGGAGATGGACCGTGAACGCTCAAATTTGCGCCGTCAGCCGCAAAGCACACGATCCACGATTCCAGCTGGTGGAGCTCGAAATCCAGCACAAAGCCAGGCTCAAGGAGCAGGATCTGGTCATCGATATCCCCCTAACCGTCTTCCGGCATTCCGAGATTCTAATAGCAATCGAGATTATTAA